A window of the Sardina pilchardus chromosome 21, fSarPil1.1, whole genome shotgun sequence genome harbors these coding sequences:
- the tmem208 gene encoding transmembrane protein 208: protein MAPKGKVGTKGKKQIHEENEATLKFYTRVILGANAIYAAINLLLFYSSSTFWTWLLLVFSLVVYVASYRSMAAMAKPAFAEDGSLLDGGIDLNMEQGMAEHLKDVILLTAIVQVLSTLSSYFWYIWLLAPARAAQLLWVNILGPWFSASSPTAPEEVNEKKQRRQERRQMKKF, encoded by the exons ATGGCG CCAAAAGGCAAGGTCGGCACGAAAGGCAAGAAGCAGATCCACGAAGAGAACGAGGCGACTCTGAAGTTCTACACTCGAGTCATTCTGGGAGCGAAT GCCATATATGCAGCGATAAATCTGCTACTGTTCTATAGCTCGTCCACCTTCTGGACATGG CTGCTGCTGGTCTTTTCGCTGGTTGTGTATGTGGCCAGCTACCGGTCCATGGCCGCCATGGCCAAGCCAGCCTTCGCAGAGGATGGCAGTCTGCTGGACGGAGGTATCGACCTTAACATGGAGCAGGGCATGGccga GCATCTGAAGGATGTGATCCTGCTGACGGCCATCGTGCAGGTTCTCAGCACCCTCTCCTCCTACTTCTGGTATATCTGGCTCCTG gcccccGCTCGTGCGGCACAGCTGCTGTGGGTGAACATCCTGGGCCCGTGGTTTTCTGCGTCCTCTCCAACAGCCCCCGAGGAAGTGAACGAGAAGAAACAGCGACGCCAGGAGAGACGACAGATGAAGAAATTCTGA